A single Tachypleus tridentatus isolate NWPU-2018 chromosome 9, ASM421037v1, whole genome shotgun sequence DNA region contains:
- the LOC143226752 gene encoding two pore channel protein 2-like encodes MSDRGVRLYLIYHHWGLRYLLYFFIFVNHAVIMFEDPALYGYLLPYWVTMGIELACLLFYVFRLLHAISFIPTLRFWRDKKNLLVIVVVFLTILDMGIYTGLHATGRAAKAYRWSRPLRPLFLVNFSESKQIRRAFRNIRRTLPDILNVLILFFLNIALFSLMAQKLFMKRSLKYPNGSPYFQNYWDIFFDLYVLVTTANNPDVIV; translated from the exons ATGTCAGACAGAGGTGtaag ACTCTACCTTATTTATCATCATTGGGGTCTTCGATACctgttgtacttttttatttttgttaatcatgCTGTTATTATGTTTGAGGATCCAGCCTTGTATGGCTACTTACTACCTTATTGG GTTACCATGGGGATTGAGTTAGcctgtttattgttttatgtgttCAGACTACTTCATGCTATATCATTCATACCTACCTTGAGGTTCTGGAGAGATAAGAAAAACTTACTGGTTATTGTTGTTGTCTTTCTCACCATACTTGACATGGGAATTTACACTGGTTTACATGCCACAGGCAGAGCTGCTAAGGCCTACAGATGGTCACGACCTCTGAGACCTTTGTTCTTGGTGAATTTCTCTGAAAGTAAACAG ATTCGAAGAGCTTTCAGAAATATCCGAAGAACTCTTCCAGATATCTTGAACGTACTGATACTGTTCTTCCTAAATATTGCTTTATTTTCGCTAATGGCACAAAAGCTTTTTATGAAGAG ATCTCTGAAGTATCCTAATGGTTCACCATACTTCCAAAACTATTGGGATATATTTTTTGATCTTTACGTCCTGGTAACAACTGCCAACAATCCAGATGTCAT TGTATGA